A genomic segment from Dethiobacter alkaliphilus AHT 1 encodes:
- a CDS encoding capping complex subunit for YIEGIA yields the protein MDVAIKKLILAAVTTHDKQVSGVPTFYADNEEERARMSTILSRVLEAVAHDMGNGVYIIVKH from the coding sequence ATGGATGTGGCCATTAAAAAGCTAATTTTGGCCGCTGTAACCACGCATGATAAACAGGTCAGCGGTGTACCGACATTTTATGCCGATAATGAAGAAGAGCGGGCCAGAATGTCTACCATTCTCTCCCGCGTACTGGAAGCGGTGGCACATGATATGGGAAACGGTGTTTATATCATAGTAAAACATTAA